ATTACCCTCATACTCGAGCCCTGTTTTATTGGCATGAAAATAAACATATTGACCATCTTTAGACAAAGTTGGACCATTCACATTCCAGTCAACTCCTTCTGTCAGTTGAGTCAATGCTTGGCTTTCTAAATCATAAGTAAATAGATGGCGACGCTTGCCACTTAAATAACCTGCACCATCTCCGATGTACCTCGCGTTTTTGACTACCACAATATCTGGTTTAGCACGCTTACTTTCAGACTCGCTGTTTAATGCTTCATTAGCTTTTTCGGGACTCACAGTTAATGTCAGCAGCAACTGCTCACCAGATGGCAACCATTGAAAACTCGATAGACTTTGCTCTAGGAAAGTCATTTGCTTTGCTTCACCGCCATTGGCTGGCATAACAAATACCTGTGATTTACCATCCACAGAACGGACAAAGGCAACACGAGAGCCATCTGGTGACCATTGAGGCGCGCGATCGCCTGTGCCTTGAGTAAATTCAGAAACAATACCTGATTTGTCTATTTTGAAAATCTGACTATTTCTTCCGCTGGCATCGTCATTGACTGTTCGTTTAACAAATAAAATGTCTTCGTTATTAGGAGATACCTGAGGTGAATTTAAAAAAACAAAATCGAAATAGTCTTCAGGCACCAAGCCTTTTGACTCTTTCTTTACTGCAGATGCGTGTGCATGTGTGGTGGTAAATAGGGAAAATAATAATGCCCAAGTTAGTAAGCCACTCAAATGGCGCTTTTCATTCATATCCTTCATTCCAAAACTCAAAGTCAAAGATCAGAAACAATGGCATCAACACAATGAGGAAAGTCATTGTTAATGCATGTCCCGAAAGTAGTTTCAAATTGTAGAATACGTGAGCAACCAGTATAAGTCTTAATAAATCGATAAAAGAACATTATTGAAATATAAAAGGCGTTTCATTTTTGTTATGACTTGATGAATTGAAGCAGGTTTAAGAAATCCGGGCAGAACTAAACATAAAAAATACCAAGCATCTAAACGACAAAAGCCCCAGCAAACGCCGGGGCTTTTAAGCAATTATAAAATTAGTCTAAGACTAAAATTAAGCTTGCTTAGGACTAGAAACAACTTCTACTAAAGTCCAAGACTTATTCTTAGAAATTGGCGCGCACTCACGAATAGTAACTACGTCACCTGCTTTAGCAGTGTTGCTCTCATCGTGTACTGACAATTTAATACCCGGTTACCGGTAGTACGCTTGATGAATTTGCCGTTTGAGTTAAATAAGATTTAGCCTGATTTGGAAAACACGACAAACTCTAATTTACTTACCCCTAAACGACAAAAGCCCCAGCAAACGCCGAGGCTTTTAAGCAATTATAATATTAGTCTGAGACTAAAATTAAGCTTGCTTAGGACTAGAAACAACTTCTACTAAAGTCCAAGACTTATTCTTAGAAATTGGCGCGCACTCACGAATAGTAACTACGTCACCTGCTTTAGCAGTGTTGCTCTCATCGTGTACTGACAATTTAATACCCGGTTACCGGTAGTACGCTTGATGAATTTGCCGTTTGAGTTAAATAAGATTTAGCCTGATTTGGAAAACACGACAAACTCTAATTTACTTACCCCTAAACGACAAAAGCCCCAGCAAACGCCGAGGCTTTTAAGCAATTATAATATTAGTCTGAGACTAAAATTAAGCTTGCTTAGGACTAGAAACAACTTCTACTAAAGTCCAAGACTTATTCTTAGAAATTGGCGCGCACTCACGAATAGTAACTACGTCACCTGCTTTAGCAGTGTTGCTCTCATCGTGTACTGACAATTTAGTAGTACGCTTGATGAATTTACCGTAGATCGGGTGCTTAACCTGACGCTCGATAGCAACAACAATTGATTTGTCCATTTTATCGCTTACTACACGACCTTGAAGAGTACGGATCTTATCGCTCATTATGCACCTGCCTTCTGGTTAATAACCGTTTTAACACGCGCAATGTTGCGACGTACTTTTCTCAGTTCGTGAGTTTGAGCTAGCTGACCAGTGCTCGCTTGCATGCGCAGGTTAAACTGCTCACGAAGTAGCTCTAGAAGTTCAGCATTTAGCTCTTCTACGCTTTTGTCTTTTAATTCGCTAGCTTTCATTACATTACCGTCCGAGTTACGAAAGTTGTCTTGAATGGTAGTTTACGAGAAGCAAGGTTGAATGCTTCACGAGCAAGCTCTTCAGAAACACCTTCCATTTCGTAAAGCACTTTACCAGGCTGAATTTCAGCAACCCAGTATTCAACAGAACCTTTACCTTTACCCATACGAACTTCAAGCGGCTTGTTTGTGATTGGCTTGTCTGGGAACACACGGATCCAGATTTTACCTTGACGCTTGATGTGACGAGTCATAGCACGACGAGCTGCTTCGATTTGACGAGCAGTCATACGACCACGACCAGTTGCTTTCAAGCCGAATGAACCGAAGCTAACTTTGTTACCGTTGTTCGCAAGACCACGGTTGCGGCCTTTATGAACCTTACGGAATTTTGTACGTTTTGGCTGTAACATTAATCGCTACCTCTTACTTAGCACTTTTTTTGGCTTTCTTCGGAGCACGTTTAGCTGGCTTCTCTTGCTCTTGTTTCAGTGGAAGACCACCGATAACTTCGCCTTTGAAGATCCAAACTTTAACACCGATGATACCGTAAGTGGTTAAAGCTTCAGAAGTTGCGTAATCGATATCAGCACGAAGTGTATGTAGAGGTACACGACCTTCACGATACCACTCAGAACGTGCGATTTCAGCACCGCCTAGACGACCGCTAACTTCAACTTTGATACCCTTAGCACCTAGACGCATTGCGTTCTGTACTGCGCGCTTCATAGCACGACGGAACATAACACGACGCTCTAGCTGAGAAGAGATACCGTCAGCAACTAACTGTGCATCTAGCTCTGGCTTACGTACTTCTGCAATGTTGATTTGTGCAGGTACACCAGCAAGCTTAGTTACAGCTTGGCGAAGCTTTTCAACGTCTTCACCTTTTTTACCGATAACAACACCAGGACGAGCTGTGTGAATTGTTACACGGATTGATTTAGCTGGACGCTCGATAACGATTTTAGACACAGAAGCAGACTTCAATTCCTTAGTAAGGTATTGACGTACTTTGTGATCGCCAAAAAGCTGTTCAGAGAAATCTTTAGTATTCGCGTACCAAGTAGATACCCAAGGCTTTGAGATACCTAGGCGAATACCAGTAGGATGAACTTTTTGTCCCATTACTTATATCTCCTAGCTATCCGAAACCACAACAGTGATGTGGCTTGTACGCTTAAGGATGCGGTCTGCGCGTCCTTTAGCACGTGGCATAATACGCTTCATTGTAGGACCATCGTCCACAAAGATCGTAGCTACACGTAGCTCATCAATGTCAGCACCTTCGTTATGCTCCGCGTTCGCGATAGCAGACTCTAGTACTTTTTTAACTAATACAGCCGCTTTCTTAGGGCTGTACGCCAGGATTTCTAGTGCGCGATCAACCGGTAGTCCGCGGATCTGATCAGCAACTAGACGTGCTTTTTGCGCCGAACCAGAGGCGAATTTGTGTTTAGCTAATGCTTCCATCATATCCTCCGATTAACGCTTCTTCGCTTTCTTATCCGCAGCGTGGCCGCGGTAAGTGCGTGTAGGTGCAAACTCACCTAGTTTGTGACCGATCATTTCGTCTGTAACGAATACAGGTACGTGCTGACGACCATTATGGACAGCGATGGTCAATCCGATCATGTTAGGGATGATCATTGAACGACGGCTCCAAGTCTTGATAGGCTTCTTGTCACCGCTTTCCAACGCCTTCTCTACCTTCTTCAGCAAGTGTAGGTCAATGAATGGACCCTTCTTGAGAGAACGTGGCATGGCAATTCCTCAACTATTACTTAGTACGACGACGTACGATTAATTTATCAGTACGCTTGTTTTTACGTGTCTTCTTACCTTTAGTAGGTACACCCCATGGAGATACAGGATGACGACCACCAGAAGTACGACCTTCACCACCACCGTGTGGGTGGTCTACTGGGTTCATGGCAACACCACGAACTGTAGGACGGATACCACGCCAACGATTTGCACCAGCTTTACCTAGTGAACGTAGCATGTGTTCTGCGTTACCTACTTCACCTAAAGTTGCGCGACAATCCGCTTCAACTTTACGCATCTCGCCTGAACGTAGACGAAGTGTTACGTACTGACCTTCACGAGCAAGGATCTGAACGTATGCACCCGCTGAACGAGCGATTTGAGCACCTTTACCAGGCTTAAGCTCAACGTTGTGAACAGTAGAACCTACAGGCATGTTGCGCATTGGTAATGTGTTACCAGCCTTGATTGGTGCATCAACACCAGACTGAATAGTATCACCAGCTTTTAAGCCTTTAGGTGCGATGATGTAACGACGCTCACCGTCTGCATATAATACAAGAGCGATGTTTGCGCTACGGTTTGGATCATATTCTAAACGCTCAACTTTAGCCGGAATACCGTCTTTAGTACGTTTAAAATCGATTACACGGTAGTGTTGCTTGTGACCACCACCGATGTGACGAACCGTGATACGACCGTTGTTGTTACGACCACCTGATTTAGAGTTCTTCTCTAATAGCGGAGCGTATGGCTTACCCTTGTGTAGATCAGGGTTAACCACTTTAACGACGTGACGACGACCCGCAGAAGTTGGTTTACACTTTTGAAGTGCCATAATTCTAACTCCCCTTATTACTCGGCGCCGCCGACAAAGTCTAGCTCGCTACCTTCTTTAAGAGTAACGTAGGCTTTTTTCCAGTCTGAACGACGACCGAAACGCATGCCAGTACGCTTTGTTTTACCCTTAACGTTAAGTGTACGAACACCAGTTACTTCTACTTCAAAAAGCTTCTCAACTGCAGCTTTAACTTCAGCTTTAGTTGCGTCTGTTGCTACTTTGAAAACGATTGTGTTGTTTTCTTCAGCTGCAATAGTGCTCTTTTCAGAGATGTGTGGAGCAAGGATTACTTTTAAAAGACGTTCTTCACGGATCATGCT
The Pseudoalteromonas phenolica genome window above contains:
- the rpsQ gene encoding 30S ribosomal protein S17, with the translated sequence MSDKIRTLQGRVVSDKMDKSIVVAIERQVKHPIYGKFIKRTTKLSVHDESNTAKAGDVVTIRECAPISKNKSWTLVEVVSSPKQA
- the rpmC gene encoding 50S ribosomal protein L29; the protein is MKASELKDKSVEELNAELLELLREQFNLRMQASTGQLAQTHELRKVRRNIARVKTVINQKAGA
- the rplP gene encoding 50S ribosomal protein L16 is translated as MLQPKRTKFRKVHKGRNRGLANNGNKVSFGSFGLKATGRGRMTARQIEAARRAMTRHIKRQGKIWIRVFPDKPITNKPLEVRMGKGKGSVEYWVAEIQPGKVLYEMEGVSEELAREAFNLASRKLPFKTTFVTRTVM
- the rpsC gene encoding 30S ribosomal protein S3; this encodes MGQKVHPTGIRLGISKPWVSTWYANTKDFSEQLFGDHKVRQYLTKELKSASVSKIVIERPAKSIRVTIHTARPGVVIGKKGEDVEKLRQAVTKLAGVPAQINIAEVRKPELDAQLVADGISSQLERRVMFRRAMKRAVQNAMRLGAKGIKVEVSGRLGGAEIARSEWYREGRVPLHTLRADIDYATSEALTTYGIIGVKVWIFKGEVIGGLPLKQEQEKPAKRAPKKAKKSAK
- the rplV gene encoding 50S ribosomal protein L22, whose amino-acid sequence is MEALAKHKFASGSAQKARLVADQIRGLPVDRALEILAYSPKKAAVLVKKVLESAIANAEHNEGADIDELRVATIFVDDGPTMKRIMPRAKGRADRILKRTSHITVVVSDS
- the rpsS gene encoding 30S ribosomal protein S19 — encoded protein: MPRSLKKGPFIDLHLLKKVEKALESGDKKPIKTWSRRSMIIPNMIGLTIAVHNGRQHVPVFVTDEMIGHKLGEFAPTRTYRGHAADKKAKKR
- the rplB gene encoding 50S ribosomal protein L2; protein product: MALQKCKPTSAGRRHVVKVVNPDLHKGKPYAPLLEKNSKSGGRNNNGRITVRHIGGGHKQHYRVIDFKRTKDGIPAKVERLEYDPNRSANIALVLYADGERRYIIAPKGLKAGDTIQSGVDAPIKAGNTLPMRNMPVGSTVHNVELKPGKGAQIARSAGAYVQILAREGQYVTLRLRSGEMRKVEADCRATLGEVGNAEHMLRSLGKAGANRWRGIRPTVRGVAMNPVDHPHGGGEGRTSGGRHPVSPWGVPTKGKKTRKNKRTDKLIVRRRTK
- the rplW gene encoding 50S ribosomal protein L23; the protein is MIREERLLKVILAPHISEKSTIAAEENNTIVFKVATDATKAEVKAAVEKLFEVEVTGVRTLNVKGKTKRTGMRFGRRSDWKKAYVTLKEGSELDFVGGAE